A window of Punica granatum isolate Tunisia-2019 chromosome 8, ASM765513v2, whole genome shotgun sequence genomic DNA:
TGGTGGGATTGGAGTTGGATCTGAGTCCACTGGCTAGGATACTGAGAGTCCAACACGATAAGGCTGAAATGGAACGTATAGTTTTGCTTCTGGTAGCAAAtttcatgcgattaattagTCGAAAGGACTGAACTAGTGAGCCCAATTTTGCCTCTATCTATTTTTAATGACAACTCGAGCAGAAGGGTGTTGGTTTTTGCATAAATTCATGTTTTTTGAGTGGATCATTTCTGTCTGGATCGATTTAAGGTAGATCTAGTTGCATGGCGATGAATGTAGAAGCTTTCAGGCTGATGCATTACTTGTTCTGCAGTGCATGGGATTGTTTTGTTCTGGTTCAAGTTTGGTTAATGGACAGTGACATCAGTAATTTAGTCGACCTAAATTAGTTCGTTGCTGACTGGCTAACAATGTCATCCTTTCTGCGAAAGTGACTGCATGGAGCTTTCAATGGTGTACATGAGCCGGAGGTCATTTATTGTTGCATTTGTTGCTTGGCTTTGAAGTTTGATGCCAAATGCAAAGTTTTCAAACTGACAGTGTCATATGATTTTAATCTTACTAGAATGTAAATTCTTGATGAAAGTTATGTTTGTAACTATTGTTATGCTCGTGCAGAGCTTGCTTCGTTGGTTTTCTCCCTGCTATTTGAAGTAATCTAATTATGCTTAACTCTTCTGTATGCAGTGAAACATACCGCTATTTCGATCTTCCATACTGCATGCCAGGTCCGCATCTGCACTCTGTCAATCTGAAAATATTTTGGCTTCTCCAAGATGAACTTTGATTTAACTTCTGACTAATTCCTACGTACAGGTCATATGAAGGAAAAGAAGGAGGCTCTTGGTGAAGTACTGAATGGGGATCGTTTAGTTAGTGCTCCCTACAAACTGGACTTTCTAAAGGACAAGGAGTCGGAGTCTGTTTGCAAGAAAAGGCTGACCAAGGAAGAAGTTGCACGATTCAGATCTGCAGTTATCAAGGACTATTACTTTCAGATGTACTATGATGACTTACCCATCTGGGGTTTCATAGGGAAGGTTGACAAGGATGGCAAGGATCCGAGTGACTACAAGTATTTCCTGTACAAGCATATCCATTTTGATGTCTTTTACAACAAGGACCGCGTGATCGAGATCAATGCCCGAACTGATCCAAATGCCCTTGTAGATCTTACGGAGGATAAGGAAGTAGATGTCGAGTTTCTGTATACAGTTAAGTGGAAGGAAACAACTACTCCTTTTGAGAAGAGGATGGATAAATACTCCCAGTCATCTTCTTTACCTCATCATTTGGAGATCCATTGGTTTTCAATCATAAATTCATGTGTCACAGTTCTTCTCTTAACTGGATTTCTCGCCACAATCCTCATGCGTGTTCTCAAGAATGACTTTGTCAAGTAAGAACCACTTCTCTACTATTTTGATTTGATCTGTTATTTCTTAAGAGGATAAAATTTGATAACTAGCTTTCGCTTGACTAACTGTCTCGTCTTCTGTCATAAGGTATGCTCATGATGAGGAATCAGCTGAAGATCAAGAGGAGACCGGATGGAAATACATCCATGGTGACGTATTTAGGTACCCCAAGCACAAGTCTCTGTTTGCTGCTGCTCTGGGTTCTGGCACCCAGCTCTTTACTCTGTGAGTGCTGACATTCTCCAGTTGTTCTTGAAGCATCGCTTCTATTTTAGGAAGTCGCAAGCTTCAGATTTTTTGTGGTTTACATTTTTGTGACTGGGTGCTTATATATTGCAGTACTATATTCATCTTTATACTGGCATTGGTTGGCGTGTTTTACCCCTATAACCGAGGGGCTCTTTTTACTGCGCTGGTTGTAATCTATGCACTCACATCAGGAATTGCTGGCTATACTGGTACCTCCTTTTACTGTCAATTAGAAGGAACAAATTGGGTATGTCACACCGACATCTATCAGGCATTTTATCTTTGGA
This region includes:
- the LOC116189380 gene encoding transmembrane 9 superfamily member 2-like gives rise to the protein MGKPVAVAVLFAVAALCLAGSARSDGSDHRYKEGDSVPLYANKVGPFHNPSETYRYFDLPYCMPGHMKEKKEALGEVLNGDRLVSAPYKLDFLKDKESESVCKKRLTKEEVARFRSAVIKDYYFQMYYDDLPIWGFIGKVDKDGKDPSDYKYFLYKHIHFDVFYNKDRVIEINARTDPNALVDLTEDKEVDVEFLYTVKWKETTTPFEKRMDKYSQSSSLPHHLEIHWFSIINSCVTVLLLTGFLATILMRVLKNDFVKYAHDEESAEDQEETGWKYIHGDVFRYPKHKSLFAAALGSGTQLFTLTIFIFILALVGVFYPYNRGALFTALVVIYALTSGIAGYTGTSFYCQLEGTNWVRNLLLTGCLFCGPLFLTFCFLNTVAIAYTATAALPFGTIVVIVLIWTLVTSPLLVLGGIAGKNSKAEFQAPCRTTKYPREIPPLPWYRGTIPQMAMAGFLPFSAIYIELYYIFASVWGHRIYTIYSILFIVFIILLIVTAFITVALTYFQLAAEDHEWWWRSFLCGGSTGLFIYAYCLYYYYARSDMSGFMQTSFFFGYMACICYGFFLMLGTVGFRAALLFVRHIYRSIKCE